A genomic window from Gossypium hirsutum isolate 1008001.06 chromosome D10, Gossypium_hirsutum_v2.1, whole genome shotgun sequence includes:
- the LOC107913884 gene encoding auxin-responsive protein IAA26 — protein sequence MESGCSKNVESCPKLLDLIPQEREWHLKGEEERRDGSSEEKKLELRLGPPGENNWSNKNNTERDESLLSLGYFSSMKSNGKQTHKFPCPEDHSVGSVLSTPWAKSHHQQQTMPPFLQFPSTTAPPQTLPVIAKESSQPCCNKAVDLQEAERKAFKPPANTAVPLNGSQKRTAPGPVVGWPPIRSIRKNLANSSSSKLASESPTHKAANEKPAAEPNGKGLFVKINMDGVPIGRKVDLKAYDSYEKLSTAVDELFRGLLAAQRDSSAGGIVNKQEEEKAITGVLDGSGEYTLVYEDNEGDSMLVGDVPWHMFVSTVKRLRALKSSELSALSLGSNKQGKLQA from the exons ATGGAGAGTGGTTGCTCTAAGAATGTTGAATCATGTCCTAAACTTCTTGATTTAATACCTCAAGAAAGAGAGTGGCATTTGAAGGGAGAAGAGGAGAGAAGGGATGGATCCTCAGAGGAGAAGAAGCTGGAACTGAGGCTTGGTCCCCCAGGTGAGAACAACTGGTCCAACAAAAACAATACTGAGAGAGATGAGTCTTTACTCTCACTAGGGTACTTCTCTTCCATGAAGAGCAATGGAAAACAGACACACAAGTTTCCATGTCCGGAGGACCACTCTGTTGGGTCAGTTTTGTCCACTCCATGGGCCAAAAGCCACCATCAGCAGCAGACAATGCCTCCATTTCTCCAGTTCCCATCAACAACAGCCCCACCACAGACCTTGCCTGTTATAGCTAAGGAATCGTCACAGCCCTGTTGCAATAAAGCGGTAGACTTGCAGGAAGCTGAGAGAAAGGCatttaaacctcctgcaaatacAGCTGTGCCTCTCAATGGTTCTCAGAAAAG AACTGCTCCTGGTCCAGTTGTTGGTTGGCCTCCAATTCGTTCTATAAGGAAAAATCTTGCCAACAGCAGTTCTTCAAAACTAGCTTCTGAATCACCAACTCACAAGGCTGCTAATGAAAAACCAGCAGCTGAACCTAATGGCAAAGGCCTGTTTGTGAAAATCAACATGGATGGAGTTCCCATCGGTAGGAAAGTGGATCTCAAAGCCTATGATAGCTACGAAAAATTGTCAACTGCTGTCGATGAACTCTTCAGAGGCCTCCTTGCAG CTCAAAGAGATTCCTCTGCTGGTGGAATAGTGAACAAGCAAGAGGAAGAGAAAGCGATTACGGGCGTATTGGACGGAAGTGGGGAATATACACTTGTTTATGAGGATAACGAAGGAGACAGTATGCTTGTTGGGGATGTCCCATGGCA CATGTTTGTGTCGACTGTGAAGAGGCTGCGTGCGTTGAAGAGCTCCGAGTTATCTGCCCTTAGCC TTGGAAGCAATAAGCAAGGAAAGCTACAGGCTTGA